The following is a genomic window from Myxococcales bacterium.
CATTGCTTTGTGCGATAAAGCTGGAAAATCAGCACTTGCCCATGTCTTGAAAAATGGCATTAGCTTTGCTCACGGAGGCGAGGAAGCTGTAGCCACCGCGGTGGAAGAAGCAACGCTTGAGGTGACTCCGCAGCTTTTGAAAAGAACTAACTCTTTGGGTGGATTGGCTTCGCTGGCGACTTTGCTTGGTCTTCTTGGTACTGTGATGGGTTTGATCGAAGCATTTAGAGTAGTTGCCGAAGCGCCAGCTGATCAAAAGGCTGTGCTGATGACTAAATCTATTGCTGTGGCGATGAACACAACGGCCTTTGGTTTGATTGTGGCGATTCCCGTGACCATGGTATATCTACTTTTGGTGGGAGCAACCAAAAAAATTACCGACGACATGGATGTTTACTCCCTAAAGCTTGAGAATGTCT
Proteins encoded in this region:
- a CDS encoding MotA/TolQ/ExbB proton channel family protein, with protein sequence MAGFASFFTEGGIWMTPIAAVSVVALAVCIERIYALYVVFNANGKKLGQAVLSAVKNNQDAEAIALCDKAGKSALAHVLKNGISFAHGGEEAVATAVEEATLEVTPQLLKRTNSLGGLASLATLLGLLGTVMGLIEAFRVVAEAPADQKAVLMTKSIAVAMNTTAFGLIVAIPVTMVYLLLVGATKKITDDMDVYSLKLENVLRLRKR